A window of the Nitrospirae bacterium YQR-1 genome harbors these coding sequences:
- the rpmI gene encoding 50S ribosomal protein L35 yields MPKMKTHRGAAKRFKKTGTGKIKRNHAYKSHLLTGKPSKRTRKLKKSAIVDSTQHKNIARLIPFM; encoded by the coding sequence ATGCCAAAGATGAAAACTCACAGGGGAGCCGCTAAAAGGTTTAAGAAGACCGGTACAGGGAAGATAAAAAGGAACCACGCCTATAAGAGCCATTTGCTTACGGGTAAACCGTCCAAACGTACCCGCAAGTTGAAGAAGTCCGCTATAGTTGACAGCACTCAACATAAGAACATTGCGAGGTTGATACCTTTTATGTAA